A single window of Aspergillus oryzae RIB40 DNA, chromosome 8 DNA harbors:
- a CDS encoding uncharacterized protein (predicted protein), whose translation MIELDHYGVASFDCLRWIHLSKSFTVDLVLLFFSLLSSVEPEWLKNNPFEKTSGRTPYSSSGDFRKGRRIPRCQCGHRLGKVESAEEPEEFASDVPGRMNHGGC comes from the exons ATGATTGAATTAGATCATTATGGTGTGGCGAGTTTCGATTGCCTCCGTTGGATACATTTGTCT AAATCTTTCACGGTTGatctcgtcctcctcttcttttctcttctgtcttCAGTCGAACCTGAATGGTTGAAGAATAACCCTTTTGAGAAGACATCCGGAAGAACGCCTTATTCCAGTTCCGGTGACTTCAGAAAGGGCAGGCG GATACCTCGCTGCCAATGTGGGCATCGTCTGGGGAAGGTCGAATCTGCTGAAGAGCCAGAAGAGTTCGCCTCTGATGTGCCTGGGAGGATGAACCATGGAGGATGCTAG
- a CDS encoding uncharacterized protein (predicted protein) has protein sequence MSIYRPLSGLPRNCRTETFSNFKRLSTVINSVYDELVEHHGEGNQWIVVLGLSRNAIQRLGDERSRDGISFRFEHDGSTGIIKVPGPGHEITTDRVKTKISFLMLRMGIEDQYWVVATRYQGTGGSKSKEGDQGFLPPTRQPVGTLATGVCPFPTLVIETGVSESLPKLREDVLWWFNHSRGDVRIVLVLCIRKRAQQPVMLIEKWQLAPPTTPRPLTRRALQQLQQQVPYPMPPEVQQQPSSQSAYCAQSIEITPQAVTGPSLILPFLAVFGRPPVAPEADLILTTAMLASCIQHL, from the coding sequence ATGAGCATATATCGCCCTTTATCTGGTCTCCCCCGTAACTGCCGCACGGAAACTTTTTCTAATTTCAAACGACTATCCACGGTGATAAATTCGGTCTACGACGAGCTTGTTGAACATcacggagaaggaaatcagTGGATCGTTGTTTTGGGGCTATCACGCAATGCAATCCAGCGACTGGGAGATGAAAGGTCGCGCGATGGGATTTCCTTCAGGTTCGAGCATGATGGCAGCACTGGGATTATCAAAGTCCCCGGTCCTGGACATGAAATCACGACGGATCGTGTGAAGACAAAGATTAGCTTTCTCATGTTGCGCATGGGGATTGAGGACCAATACTGGGTGGTTGCAACGAGGTACCAAGGCACTGGAGGTAGTAAAAGTAAGGAAGGCGACCAGGGATTCTTGCCACCTACTCGGCAACCTGTAGGGACATTGGCAACCGGCGTCTGTCCCTTCCCAACTCTGGTCATTGAAACTGGGGTATCCGAATCACTTCCCAAGCTTCGGGAAGACGTCCTCTGGTGGTTCAACCATTCAAGAGGGGATGTGCGTAtcgttcttgttctttgtatCCGGAAACGTGCGCAGCAGCCAGTCATGCTGATCGAGAAGTGGCAGTTGGCCCCCCCGACGACTCCGAGGCCACTTACAAGGAGGGCTCTTCAACAGCTCCAACAGCAGGTGCCATATCCCATGCCACCCGAAGTTCAGCAGCAGCCCAGCAGTCAATCTGCGTACTGTGCCCAGTCTATCGAAATTACGCCCCAGGCCGTTACCGGTCCATCACtcattcttccctttctcgcGGTTTTCGGTCGCCCGCCAGTCGCGCCAGAAGCCGACTTGATATTGACTACCGCAATGCTTGCGTCGTGTATCCAGCACCTTTGA
- a CDS encoding cytochrome P450 (cytochrome P450 CYP4/CYP19/CYP26 subfamilies) — protein MDSFLFLALDYSLRGFAVSLFGTLWIALVFWYLATYLISPLRKIPGPFLAGWTNLWRMYHVTQGQSQVVLHELHQKYGPVVRIAPNVVDLDLPEMIKTIYNTKGDYRKTEFYHGSSAKSNGRIIYNLFSECDPDIHAQQKRPIAKYYSLTGVLPLEPHIDEVINYLCQRLEEEFINGLNAGITCKLDQWLLFYTWDVVGQATFSEPIGYLKNGFDFDGTIAISDTAMDYFSLVGQLPVLDHLLDKNPIYRIGPPAFGNITNISITHLLDRLQGKDTSYHDANKPDFLDRFIDAKDKYPDIVDDSQIISYLMINMIAGADTTAITLNAAIYFALKDRRVWARLQKEIRACQSSLDAAPSAVPYNIASALPYLNAVVREAMRMHPGVAMTLERYVPPGGLTLPNGQYIPQGSIVGMNPYVIARNRSVWGEDSDVFRPERWLRDDSQESEEEFQARLRLMNNSDLAFGAGSRICIGRNLGLLEVYKVMATLISRYDIELAHPHRDWKTHNSFFVRQEGINVKLSRRS, from the exons ATGGAttctttcctgtttttgGCGCTCGACTATAGCCTGAGAGGCTTTGCCGTGTCACTATTTGGCACGCTGTGGATAGCCCTGGTCTTTTGGTATCTAGCGACCtatctcatttcccctttACGCAAGATCCCTGGTCCCTTTCTCGCCG GATGGACCAACCTCTGGCGGATGTACCATGTCACGCAGGGACAGTCTCAGGTGGTTCTCCATGAGCTCCACCAGAAATATGGCCCAGTGGTGCGGATCGCCCCTAATGTCGTCGACTTGGATCTGCCCGAGATGATCAAAACCATCTACAACACAAAAGGAGACTATCGCAAGACCGAATTCTACCATGGTAGTAGTGCCAAAAGCAATGGTCGAATTATTTACAATCTATTCAGCGAGTGTGACCCCGATATCCACGCGCAACAAAAGCGACCCATTGCAAAGTATTACTCCTTGACCGGTGTCCTGCCACTTGAGCCCCATATTGATGAGGTGATCAACTACCTCTGTCAGAGGCTGGAAGAGGAGTTCATTAATGGATTGAACGCTGGAATAACGTGCAAATTGGACCAGTGGCTACTGTTCT ATACATGGGACGTGGTAGGACAAGCCACCTTCAGCGAGCCCATCGGCTATCTCAAGAACGGCTTTGACTTCGACGGCACCATCGCTATTTCTGACACTGCTATGGACTATTTCTCTCTCGTTGGGCAACTTCCAGTCCTAGACCATCTCCTGGACAAGAACCCTATCTACCGAATCGGGCCGCCAGCCTTCGGTAATATCACAAACATCTCGATAACACATCTGCTTGACCGATTACAAGGCAAAGACACCAGCTACCACGATGCAAATAAGCCCGACTTTTTAGACAGGTTCATCGACGCCAAAGACAAATACCCCGACATTGTTGATGACAGCCAGATTATCTCGTACCTCATGATCAACATGATTGCTGGTGCAGATACAACAGCCATCACGCTAAATGCAGCCATTTATTTCGCTTTGAAGGACCGTCGGGTGTGGGCGCGTTTGCAAAAGGAGATTCGTGCCTGTCAATCGAGCCTAGACGCCGCACCGTCGGCCGTACCATACAATATTGCAAGCGCACTTCCGTACCTCAACGCGGTGGTCCGTGAGGCAATGCGGATGCATCCCGGTGTTGCTATGACGTTGGAACGGTATGTGCCACCCGGAGGGCTCACCCTACCAAATGGCCAGTACATCCCTCAGGGGAGTATTGTCGGTATGAATCCGTATGTCATTGCTCGGAATCGGTCTGTTTGGGGCGAGGATTCGGACGTGTTTCGCCCTGAGAGGTGGCTGCGTGATGATTCCCAggaaagtgaagaggaattcCAGGCACGCTTACGGTTGATGAATAATTCCGACCTTGCGTTTGGTGCTGGGAGCCGCATTTGCATTGGAAGAAACTTAGGTCTACTCGAGGTATACAAGGTGATGGCTACACTGATCTCACGTTACGATATCGAGTTGGCTCACCCACACCGCGACTGGAAGACGCATAACAGCTTCTTTGTTCGGCAAGAGGGTATCAATGTTAAACTCTCCCGTCGCTCCTGA
- a CDS encoding uncharacterized protein (predicted protein): protein MASKVFLLLYTVFTTIAGKHGFGQPITSLSMDEAVQAVYMEMVGQTFAVLGMAIAKLSLGIFLLRIVVKAWHRRSIWISMVSLSVVSVMTAIIFWTQRLPSKAIYDPRVPGRTIVSVTPFSVLLGSWCAAVDFYFAILPWIFIWELNMRFKEKMTIAISLSLGFIAGICGVIRTIELGGLSSANYTEDTVPLIIWSAVELAVTLICVGIPTIRPLYRYIVHGSSVKESHEVYKRQDESGSGSGSRGKPTFAMPMRNFARAGRKDELLTTTTTTVDIPDANDNRPDGNSRSYVTGAGQNDEEALVATIEEENSRYRDHICVRQEVHPFPFRSAVGSEERRHQCVLLVKFWRGCVPTAGRCSRGTTTPASPGLGGGTKI from the exons ATGGCATCAAAG GTATTCCTCCTCTTATATACGgtcttcaccaccatcgccGGAAAGCACGGGTTCGGACAGCCCATTACTAGCCTGTCCATGGATGAAGCCGTCCAAGCCGTGTACATGGAAATGGTCGGTCAGACGTTCGCCGTTCTGGGGATGGCCATTGCGAAGCTTTCATTGGGTATATTTCTTTTGCGGATCGTGGTAAAAGCATGGCATCGAAGATCGATTTGGATCTCAATGGTCAGTCTATCAGTTGTCTCTGTGATGACGGCGATTATCTTCTGGACCCAGCGCCTTCCCTCCAAGGCAATCTACGATCCTCGTGTACCTGGTCGAACTATTGTCAGCGTTACCCCGTTCTCAGTACTACTCGGCT CATGGTGTGCAGCGGTCGACTTTTACTTTGCCATTCTCCCGTGGATATTCATTTGGGAGCTCAACATGCggttcaaagagaagatgacgatCGCTATCAGTCTGAGCCTAGGATTCAT TGCCGGTATCTGTGGGGTCATTCGTACTATAGAGCTCGGCGGATTGTCAAGTGCTAATTACACAG AGGACACGGTGCCTCTCATTATCTGGTCCGCCGTCGAGCTTGCCGTGACGCTTATCTGCGTCGGCATTCCCACGATCCGTCCTCTTTACCGGTACATTGTCCACGGATCCAGTGTCAAGGAGTCGCATGAAGTCTACAAACGGCAAGATGAAAGTGGGAGTGGCAGTGGAAGCCGCGGCAAACCGACTTTTGCGATGCCCATGAGGAACTTCGCTCGGGCGGGCCGAAAGGACGAATTACTGACCACTACAACGACCACCGTCGACATTCCAGACGCCAACGACAACAGACCGGATGGGAATAGTCGGTCTTACGTGACGGGTGCCGGGCAGAATGACGAAGAAGCACTCGTGGCTACtatcgaggaagaaaattcTCGGTACAGGGATCACATATGCGTGCGGCAGGAAGTGCAT CCATTTCCGTTCAGATCAGCCGTCGGATCCGAGGAGCGACGACATCAATGCGTGTTATTAGTCAAATTTTGGAGGGGTTGCGTGCCCACTGCAGGCAGATGTAGCCGTGGCACCACAACACCGGCCAGCCCTGGATTGGGTGGTGGAACCAAGATATGA
- a CDS encoding uncharacterized protein (predicted protein) translates to MPFTIEAAHLWKAFVLMLIWVVTNSSRPLFVVFFDWLSVHFKHWLERMWPLPEGGSPEARPDQENKGSVGAEESEEGKKKKGSLGDSEEESDDESEGGVKLSEGSVGEKKRAWRRVWRVVVEEEEEEEEEKFVRSDLPGYGLLAQTKDILKPRVEKLRHWRGLRREVDLEKGVRGRSKSAGPVPHQSQPKATQVEASGGAAPGDLNAIVSVLIPLVVNLKHRGWRFQGAVLPFVFLFLSFVFFFLVVLFWAFCRSLFGVLVVPFFFLEGLCFVLCFVVFFGVVLFFNITILYITISHITISSITMVRQGARVGGNEPPKTTITFHLPSKGLSRPGTVGTLCRLASSSNPLRLVTISSTSYVLSLWFGSSASVKVWLARSTGSAWNSIVEPALRYPEC, encoded by the exons aTGCCGTTCACCATTGAAGCGGCACACCTCTGGAAAGCCTTCGTCCTTATGCTCATCTGGGTCGTGACAAATTCCTCTCGCCCGCTCTTTGTGGTGTTCTTTGACTGGCTAAGTGTCCACTTCAAGCATTGGCTTGAGCGCATGTG GCCTTTGCCAGAAGGGGGGAGTCCGGAGGCCAGGCCAGACCAAGAGAATAAGGGGAGTGTAGGGGcggaggagagtgaggaggggaagaagaaaaaggggagTTTAGGGGATAGTGAGGAggagagtgatgatgagagtgaaGGGGGAGTGAAGCTGAGTGAGGGGAGTGtaggggagaagaagagagcgtGGCGGAGGGTGTGgagagtggtggtggaggaggaggaggaggaggaggaggagaagtttgTACGGTCTGACTTGCCTGGCTATGGACTCCTCGCCCAAACAAAGGACATCCTGAAACCTCGGGTGGAGAAACTGCG ACACTGGCGTGGTCTCCGCAGGGAAGTGGATTTGGAGAAGGGGGTGAGGGGACGATCCAAATCCGCTGGCCCTGTGCCACATCAATCGCAGCCCAAAGCAACCCAGGTCGAAGCCAGTGGAGGAGCCGCGCCTGGTGATCTCAATGCCATTGTCTCGGTGCTGATCCCACTGGTGGTCAATCTGAAGCATAGAGGTTGGCGGTTCCAAGGTGCAGtccttccttttgtttttctttttttgtcattcgtttttttctttttggtcgTTCTTTTTTGGGCTTTTTGTCGTTCTCTTTTTGGTGTTTTGGTcgttccttttttttttttagagggtttgtgttttgttttgtgttttgttgtcttttttggggtcgttcttttctttaatatCACTATCTTGTATATCACTATCTCCCATATTACTATTTCCTCTATTACTATGGTTCGGCAGGGTGCGCGGGTTGGTGG AAACGAGCCTCCCAAGACGACGATCACTTTCCATCTTCCATCGAAAGGGCTTTCCCGGCCTGGGACTGTCGGTACGTTGTGTCGGCTTGCGTCTTCGTCTAATCCTTTGCGTTTGGTGACGATATCCTCAACGTCGTATGTGTTGTCTCTATGGTTTGGTTCGTCGGCATCAGTTAAGGTTTGGCTTGCGAGATCGACCGGCTCTGCGTGGAATAGCATAGTTGAGCCTGCATTAAGATACCCTGAGTG CTGA
- a CDS encoding uncharacterized protein (acyl-CoA oxidase) → MDLMQQARASSTFNPMKLTVIIYDNEATVSARRAAFHRVEDALGLLDNMKLPHVYSGLDREGLYLEGVRRARVITNDMITHGHSHFKWLNERYQICNSSPFGMNFLMFRRTIELQGTAEQRRYWLQEIDQMRINGAYAQTELGHGTFVRGIETTATFDVDTDTFTIHCPTPTSVKYWPGGLGFSCSHAIVAARLITHGKDHGVHMFIVQIRSLEDFAPVRGVELGDLGMKMAYNGTCNGYARFNYLRVPRSSLLAAHAQVSRDGTYSQAQAKAGTLPLSKRVYSTMLDTRRNIVRCVAFGLAQAATITARYSIVREQGRLMFSDAAEEETAIITFKSQHYRLLTLIAQSYAILFAAKDFDFRYDQLVREQENDDHARLPFMHALSTGLKAWATTIASAGATEARKMCGGHGYVALSGLPEIEGSVSATATFEGENYVMWQQLVVYLFKQVRASCAGQDVDAEVKDYIGGVRSYLGNGGSPSRIQSCDKKTLFDGSTLVLIYKKRSQRVLAAAYSSYRDMCNRCSAAEAWNACMMTSLAAGQAFVEYIVLESFVKRTSPSATRDAPVSQALSHLFSLFALTTITSPTPSFAAGSFLEHGLLTPDELNEIRVHINELLASLLPNIAALTDAWDFTDSSLCSALGCKDGNVYERLLSWTRQLPANSGRAVEKAWEASEGIEEFFKASRL, encoded by the exons ATGGATCTGATGCAGCAGGCCAGAGCTTCGTCGACTTTCAATCCGATGAAGCTGACGGTCATCATATACGACAA TGAAGCAACAGTTAGCGCTCGACGAGCAGCATTCCATCGTGTGGAGGACGCACTGGGGCTGCTCGATAACATGAAGTTACCACATGTATACTCGGGTCTCGACCGCGAAGGACTCTACCTGGAAGGGGTGCGTCGGGCTCGTGTCATCACGAATGACATGATAACCCACGGCCACAGTCATTTCAAGTGGTTGAACGAACGTTATCAAATCTGCAATTCGTCTCCGTTCGGAATGAACTTTCTCATGTTTCGCCGAACCATCGAATTGCAGGGGACTGCAGAACAACGACGGTACTGGCTGCAGGAGATCGATCAGATGAGGATCAACGGTGCATATGCTCAAACCGAGTTGGGCCATGGGACTTTTGTTCGAGGAATAGAGACAACTGCCACCTTCGACGTCGATACCGATACCTTCACGATCCATTGTCCCACTCCTACATCGGTCAAATACTGGCCTGGTGGACTGGGCTTTAGCTGTTCTCATGCCATCGTTGCGGCGAGATTGATCACACACGGAAAGGATCACGGCGTGCATATGTTCATAGTCCAGATCCGCTCGCTGGAAGATTTCGCTCCCGTACGTGGGGTGGAGCTCGGGGATTTAGGCATGAAGATGGCCTACAACGGAACATGTAATGGCTATGCGCGGTTCAATTACTTGCGCGTGCCAAGGAGCAGTCTGCTAGCTGCCCATGCGCAGGTCTCGCGCGACGGCACGTATTCTCAGGCGCAGGCCAAGGCGGGCACCCTTCCACTATCCAAAAGGGTCTACTCAACGATGCTGGATACGCGGCGAAACATCGTGCGATGTGTCGCCTTCGGATTAGCTCAGGCCGCGACAATTACAGCGCGGTATTCCATTGTACGAGAACAGGGCCGATTGATGTTTTCCGATgcggcagaagaagaaacagctATCATAACGTTCAAGTCTCAGCACTATCGACTGTTGACTCTCATCGCCCAATCGTATGCTATCCTGTTTGCCGCAAAGGACTTCGATTTCAGGTACGATCAGCTCGTCCGTGAACAGGAGAATGACGACCATGCGCGGTTGCCATTCATGCACGCCCTCAGCACGGGGTTAAAAGCGTGGGCCACTACTATAGCAAGTGCCGGCGCTACAGAAGCAAGAAAGATGTGCGGCGGCCATGGGTATGTTGCCCTGTCCGGCCTCCCGGAGATCGAAGGATCGGTTTCTGCCACAGCCACATTCGAGGGAGAGAACTATGTGATGTGGCAGCAGCTGGTAGTATACCTGTTCAAACAGGTCAGAGCATCGTGCGCCGGCCAGGACGTCGACGCCGAAGTGAAGGACTACATTGGCGGCGTCCGATCATACCTCGGTAACGGAGGTTCTCCGTCCAGGATTCAGAGTTGTGACAAGAAAACACTTTTCGACGGCTCAACACTGGTGTTGATCTATAAGAAACGGTCACAGCGAGTACTAGCCGCTGCATACTCTTCGTATAGAGATATGTGCAATCGCTGTTCTGCAGCAGAGGCGTGGAACGCCTGCATGATGACTAGTCTAGCAGCCGGTCAGGCCTTCGTGGAATATATTGTGTTAGAGTCCTTCGTGAAGCGGACATCGCCCTCAGCTACACGGGACGCTCCTGTCTCCCAGGCATTATCacatctcttctctttgtttgctcTGACAACAATCACAAGTCCTACCCCGTCCTTTGCAGCGGGTTCGTTCCTGGAGCATGGACTTCTGACACCTGATGAGCTCAACGAGATTCGTGTCCATATTAATGAGCTTCTCGCAAGCCTTCTCCCCAACATCGCTGCTCTGACAGATGCCTGGGACTTTACCGATAGCAGTCTCTGTAGCGCGTTGGGTTgcaaggatggaaatgtcTATGAGCGGTTACTGAGCTGGACACGGCAGCTGCCGGCAAACAGCGGGCGAGCCGTGGAGAAAGCATGGGAGGCATCTGAGGGAATTgaggaattcttcaaggCAAGTCGATTGTAA
- a CDS encoding aegerolysin family protein (predicted protein): MDTDLNKYNSKWVEFHIRDHLKDGEISVRHTVIEDGEFQDPNNRRKSIHEDVIDEIVIPSDGIGEICAHGRRGSEGRLDLFHGNDKICELHWDDRDGRRENLVEMLDESDKYRIEHGGWSPEANGPLGHVYVDVWAKDKSK; the protein is encoded by the exons ATGGACACCGATTTGAACAAGTACAATTCCAAATGGGTCGAGTTCCATATTCGGGACCACCTGAAGGACGGCGAGATCTCCGTGCGGCACACCGTCATCGAGGA CGGCGAATTCCAAGACCCCAACAATCGTAGAAAATCGATCCATGAAGACGTGATCGACGAGATCGTGATCCCTTCCGACGGCATTGGCGAAATCTGTGCCCACGGACGTAGAGGCAGTGAAGGTCGTCTGGACCTGTTCCATGGCAACGACAAGATTTGCGAACTGCATTGGGACGATCGTGATGGGAGACGCGAGAACCTGGTCGAGATGTTGGACGAAAGTGACAAATACAGGATCGAGCATGGGGGATGGAGCCCAGAGGCCAACGGACCTCTGGGCCATGTTTACGTTGACGTGTGGGCTAAGGACAAGAGCAAGTAG
- a CDS encoding uncharacterized protein (predicted protein) codes for MKPYLPEYEGHEPQSGLTPAVAPFAGRLGGNQDFVVDRSDPRNEKVLEKVPDAAPWMSLSEIFDLRGFLSLDLWKFACLECIASMMNVFISAWVTLHEPAAVEAPKTEVGIYHTVTFFSPLFGGLTNLLLTPLLIYTFAPSSGGHISPTITLATLFARIITFPRAILYMAGQTLGGALAGFAIHTAYGSRDFTVGGCHVDTTLVPVNAALIIEFFACLVLIFLAFGVALDPRQAKIFGHAAGPWLVGVVLGVVCWATAFTRPGYIGASLNPARCFGVYVASEFPGYHWVHWVAPLAAAVAHGLVYLIDPLWSDPRLE; via the exons ATGAAACCCTATCTCCCGGAATACGAGGGACATGAGCCGCAGAGCGGATTGACCCCTGCGGTTGCTCCATTCGCCGGACGACTGGGGGGGAACCAGGATTTTGTAGTAGATCGCAGTGATCCGCGCAATGAGAAGGTCCTAGAGAAGGTGCCTGACGCGGCGCCATGGATGTCGCTGAGCGAAATCTTTGACCTCCGGGGATTTTTGAGTTTGGATCTGTGGAAGTTTGCTTGTCTGGAGTGCATCG CCAGCATGATGAATGTCTTTATCTCTGCATGGGTCACCCTGCATGAACCCGCCGCCGTCGAAGCCCCCAAAACCGAAGTTGGGATCTACCACACAGTAACCTTCTTTTCGCCCTTGTTCGGTGGCCTCACGAATCTCCTGTTGACGCCATTGCTCATTTATACTTTTGCGCCATCGAGTGGCGGCCACATCAGTCCCACCATCACTCTCGCCACGTTGTTCGCGCGGATTATCACGTTCCCTCGGGCCATCTTATATATGGCCGGCCAGACCCTTGGGGGCGCACTAGCGGGGTTCGCCATTCACACGGCCTACGGATCCCGGGATTTCACCGTCGGAGGTTGCCATGTAGACACCACCCTAGTGCCGGTCAACGCCGCCCTCATCATCGAGTTCTTTGCGTGCTTAGTGTTGATCTTCCTCGCCTTTGGCGTAGCGCTAGATCCCCGTCAAGCCAAGATCTTCGGGCATGCCGCGGGACCATGGTTAGTTGGTGTCGTCCTGGGAGTAGTCTGTTGGGCAACTGCCTTCACACGGCCGGGGTATATTGGAGCCA GTCTCAACCCAGCACGTTGTTTTGGCGTTTATGTCGCATCGGAGTTCCCCGGTTATCATTGGGTTCATTGG GTGGCTCCTCTCGCTGCGGCCGTAGCCCATGGTCTTGTATATCTTATTGATCCTCTCTGGAGTGATCCCCGTCTGGAGTGA
- a CDS encoding uncharacterized protein (predicted protein) has translation MSELPKCERDFDIAYQEWERDSAEWFDQEAWDKALESWISPFLEERDFGYAILQRRRRLLSIKPAARPKCEDKSQMKSPDYQEAERKREEEVNELMEAYWTSNRTLLAMDETMPLAFNVVEIVLLRSHRDRHGRPYSWVMDRLTCALTGGCCGRACGCCEKPLLTYYHPLNYKYPDGKMEVGVYGHCTAECPCCIQVRHRYHPHPRLPKSAF, from the coding sequence ATGTCTGAATTGCCCAAATGCGAGCGAGACTTTGACATTGCTTATCAGGAATGGGAGCGAGATTCGGCCGAGTGGTTCGATCAAGAGGCATGGGACAAGGCTCTCGAATCGTGGATTTCACCCTTTCTGGAGGAAAGAGATTTTGGGTATGCGATCTTACAACGGAGGCGTCGCTTGCTGAGCATCAAACCGGCAGCACGTCCAAAATGTGAAGACAAGTCTCAGATGAAGTCGCCGGATTACCAAGAAGCTGAGAGGAAacgggaggaagaagtcaatgaGCTCATGGAAGCATACTGGACAAGCAACAGGACCTTGCTTGCTATGGATGAGACAATGCCTCTGGCTTTCAATGTGGTGGAGATTGTTCTCCTCCGTTCCCACAGAGATCGCCATGGTCGCCCGTATAGTTGGGTCATGGATCGTTTGACATGTGCGCTGACTGGTGGATGCTGTGGACGCGCCTGTGGGTGTTGTGAAAAGCCGCTGTTGACGTACTATCATCCATTGAATTATAAATATCCCgatgggaagatggaggtgggTGTATATGGCCATTGCACGGCGGAATGTCCTTGCTGTATCCAAGTCCGACACCGCTACCATCCTCACCCACGCCTTCCAAAGTCTGCTTTCTAA
- a CDS encoding uncharacterized protein (predicted protein) codes for MHSFPKARAWSIVLSTAAVMEGYDLLLVTSFFASPPWTKQYGTLQLNDKYELSAAWQIALYNGPAVGEIVELCLNDLVVERIGYRRTKGRTYAELDILFEKGVSARRFANTTADLFSRPSRVMSSRMELTC; via the coding sequence ATGCATTCATTTCCCAAAGCAAGAGCCTGGTCTATCGTGTTGTCCACAGCCGCGGTCATGGAAGGTTATGACCTTCTCCTCGTTACGTCTTTCTTTGCCTCCCCGCCGTGGACCAAACAATATGGAACACTCCAGTTGAACGATAAATATGAACTGTCCGCTGCCTGGCAGATAGCGCTTTACAATGGACCAGCTGTTGGGGAAATTGTTGAGCTTTGTCTCAACGATCTGGTAGTGGAGCGTATTGGATACCGCAGGACCAAGGGCCGCACGTATGCtgagctggatattctctttGAGAAAGGTGTCAGTGCCCGGAGGTTTGCGAACACAACTGCGGATCTATTTTCACGTCCAAGCCGTGTAATGTCAAGCAGGATGGAACTGACTTGTTAA
- a CDS encoding uncharacterized protein (predicted protein), giving the protein MVSRRLLSWRQLLLILHTLYGISVALERPTGLERASSRNLTYTLKLEGDDIIGPFAHKESGLLPNTVDLVNTRAESERWRSATDASETVNLPSSVEASGSTTSAADQPKTKEGVSSEGIVPTSMSSSKPGRSSQKGSGNDGCMSAMDAVSFVNKVKNRFAEHPELFSEFLLILQAYQRESRPLRKVYEQVEELFDAEPDLMKDFKKFLPEATAYKR; this is encoded by the exons ATGGTGTCTCGTAGACTTCTCTCCTGGAGACAATTACTCCTTATATTACACACTCTGTACGGGATTTCGGTTGCACTTGAACGTCCTACTGGGCTTGAACG GGCGTCCAGCAGGAATTTGACATACACGTTAAAACTAGAAGGTGACGATATTATCGGACCTTTTGCACATAAGGAGTCTGGGTTGCTGCCTAACACGGTAGATTTGGTCAATACTCGTGCGGAGTCTGAACGCTGGCGATCTGCAACCGACGCATCCGAAACTGTGAATCTTCCCTCGTCGGTGGAGGCCTCTGGTTCGACCACGTCCGCTGCTGATCAACCTAAAACGAAGGAAGGTGTATCGTCAGAGGGAATTGTACCGACAAGCATGTCATCCTCTAAGCCTGGGCGCTCGTCGCAGAAAGGTTCCGGCAATGATGGATGTATGAGTGCAATGGATGCGGTTTCCTTTGTGAATAAGGTCAAG AATCGGTTCGCGGAACACCCAGAGCTTTTTAGCGAGTTTCTTCTGATCTTGCAGGCGTACCAGCGGGAGTCGCGGCCTTTGCGGAAGGTGTATGAgcaggtggaggagcttTTTGACGCGGAGCCAGATCTGATGAAAGATTTCAAAAAGTTCCTGCCCGAGGCCACGGCTTATAAGCGATGA